TGTTATTTAATTTCTTTGTGGATAGTATGTTTTCTTAATATTGGATTATATTTTTTGAGTTCTAATCGTGTTGTAGTATTTTTTCTGTTTTTAGTGCTGATATAGCGAGATGTTCCTGGTAGTCCGCTATTTTTGTGTTCTGTACATTCTAGGATTACCTGTACTCTATTTCCTTTTTTTGCCATTTGTTTATAAATTTAGATAAATAAAACCATTTTTTTCTGATTCTTTTAATACTGCATAAATACCTTTTTTGTCTATTGTTCTGAGCATAGAAGAAGATAGTTTTACAGTTATCCATTCATCTTTTTCTGGTATGTAGAATTTTTTAGTAAAGAGATTTGGATAGAATTTTCGTCGCACTTTATTATTAGAGTGAGAAACTTTATTTCCTGTTATGGGGTGTTTTCCTGATAATTCGCAGATTCTTGCCATGATTTTTTGAGTATAAATATAATGTGGGTATTAAAAATATATTTTTATAATGTAATAAAAAGAGCCCCCTATCGGAATCGAACCAATGACCTACTGATTACAAGTCAGTCGCTCTACCTGCTGAGCTAAGGAGGCAAAAATACTATATTTACAAATATAGTAAAAAATTATTTAATGTTGTATTTTTAGTAATTATTTTGCATAAAAAAGTATTTTTTTTATTTATTTCTGAATTTTTCTATTTCTTTTTTTGCGGATTCTATTTTTTTTTCTGTTTCTATTTTTATTTTTTGAGAAGCTGCGCTTTTAGATAATCTTTCTAAGTTGAGTTCCCATGTGCGTATATCTTTTTCTAACTGGGATATTTTCTGTTGATTTTCTTTACGATTATAGTTATTTTGATTGTTATTTTTGTTAGAAGTATCGGAAAAGTTTTGGTTTTGAGTATGTTTTAGGTCAGAATATTGTTTTACATTGGAATGTTGTTTTACATCGGAGTATTGTTTTATTACATTTTTTATTCTCTTGAGAGAAGATTCATCTTCTTTTTCGATGGCTTTCATTATGAGTTCCGTAGTATCTTTATATTTCTTTTTTATATGTTCTAATTTATTTTTAGGAACTTGTCTTATGTTTTTATAATCTGTTATGAGTTTTTCTAATGTATCTATATCTGGTGGGGTTTTGGATATTATTTGTAATAATTTTTCACAAATTGCTTCTTTTTTTTTCAAATTTTGTTCTTCGTAGTATTCTGGTAGTAGGAAAGATTTTCTTTTCGCATAAAAATCATTACACGCTTGGGTATAGTTTTCGATAATTTTTTTTAATTTTTTTTCATACGGAACTATAATAATTTCCTTCCATTTTTTTTGAATTTCTGTGACTTTTTGAGTGAATTCTTCTATATTTTCTTTGGTAATGTTATCTGTTATATAATTTATTTGTTCTACTAATTGTGTTTTTATTTCGATATTTTTAGGCACATCTGCCTCTAATGACTTTAAGCATTGCTGTTTGTTTTTAAAGAATAGATAGATTTGCTCTCTATATTTTTTTTCAATTTTATTTTCTTTATTAGTTTTTAGGGTTTCTATTTTTTCCCATTCTTCTTGAAGTTTTGGGACATTAAGTATATTTTTTCTCCATGTTTTCAGAAATATCTCTTTGTTTTGGGGTTCGGTATTTGTGTATTCTGTAGGTATTGTGTTTATTTCTATAAGGGTATTGAGTATTTTTGTTTTTTGTGTTATAATTTCTTCTTCTTTTATTTTGAGAGTTTTAAAGTAATCTCTTTTTTTATTATGTATTTCATCGGATATGAGTTTAAATCTATTTTCTATACTTATTTTTTCTTCTTGTGTTATTGCGGATATTTGAAAAAATTCGTGCTGAATTTTAGATAGTTGTGTTACTGCTTGTTGAATATGTGGGTGGTCTTTTAGTTTTTCTGCTTTTTCGCAGAGTTTTATTTTTAATTCTTTATTTTTTTTTTTATCTAGGTCCTTGAGTTCGTAAAAGAAATTTATTTTTTTATAAAACATTTCTCTGAGGGCTTTGTAGTTTGCTAATAAAATTTTGTTAGGTTTTTCTGTGCTTATTTCTATTGCTTTCCATTGTTCTTCTATTTTTTTTACTTTTTGAAGAATATTATAGGATTCTGTAGGATTTGTATCTATTTCAGAAACGAGGATTCTAAGTGCGTCTAAGAGTTCATTTCTTTTTTTAGGGGTATTTTCTTTTGTTTTTTCGTTATTTTTAAGGAACAGTAGGAGTAGTTTTTTGTATTCGTTGTATATGTTTTCGAATTCAATGGATGTTTTGTCGAGGACGAATGAAAAGTTTTCTTGTTTTCCTCCTTCGGATAAAAATTTTTCCAAGTATTCTTTTTCTTGTGTTTTTAGATATTCATTGTGAACTTTTTTGAGTTCTTCTACTTCTTCTTCTATTTTGAGAGTGTCGGTGTTAGAACTGAGTAAATTATTTAAGAGATTTAAAAATTCTTTGTTATCCGATATATATGTATATTCTTCCGATGTTTCTTTTTCCATTTCTGCAACAATATTTTTATTCACGTCTTTAGTTTTATTTAAAGTATTTTTTTTTGTATTTTCTTGATTGTTCATAATCTGTTTAGTAACTCATTATGTAAATTTTTATATATTGTATTACGATTATGTTATTTAATCTATTTTGTGTAGTAGTATTATATTCTTGAGTAGGGTCGAAAAAGTTGCTTTTAGCATGTTACTTCTCTTACTTCGGGTACCATTTTTTTTAAGAGATTTTCAATTCCTGATTTGAGAGTAATAGTGCTTGATGGGCATCCTTTGCAAGCTCCATGTAGTGACAGTTTTAATATCCCTTGGGTAAATTCTTGAAATATTATTGCCCCTCCGTCCATTTCTACTGCGGGTTTCACGTATTCATCCAAAATACTTTTAATTTTTATTTCTATTTCTGTATCTGTTGTATGTATGGTTGTATCTGATGTGTTTTTTTTTTCTAATATGATAGGTTGTTCTGTTTCTAAGTATTTATATATACATTCTTTTATTATTGTTTGTATTTCTTGCCAATCGTATGATTCTTCTTTGTTTACTGTTATAAAATTATTCATACAGAAAACATTTTTCACAAAAGGATATTGAAAGAGTTCTTGTGCGATGGGAGATTTTTCGAGGTTTTCTTTTTGAGAAAAATCATATATTTCTCCTTCTTTTGTAAGCATAAAATTAGCAACAAATTTTAAAGAGTGTGGATTTGGATTTGCTTCTAAGTAGAGATGGATATTTTTTTTTGATGTATTTGTCATTATTTTGTATTGTGTATCGGAATAACAGTGTATTTTTATATTATGATAGATATTGCTTAGAATATTTGAAATATTTAGTATAATAGTTATTGAAAAGCATTTATGCAAAATATAAAAAATGATTCTATTTTATATTTTCTATATTTTTTAGATAAAAAATATAGTTTTTTTATTAAAAAACAATGAAATTAAAATAAAAAACAATATTTACAAAACTACGC
The nucleotide sequence above comes from Chitinophagaceae bacterium. Encoded proteins:
- the rpmG gene encoding 50S ribosomal protein L33, whose product is MAKKGNRVQVILECTEHKNSGLPGTSRYISTKNRKNTTTRLELKKYNPILRKHTIHKEIK
- the rpmB gene encoding 50S ribosomal protein L28; this translates as MARICELSGKHPITGNKVSHSNNKVRRKFYPNLFTKKFYIPEKDEWITVKLSSSMLRTIDKKGIYAVLKESEKNGFIYLNL
- a CDS encoding DUF349 domain-containing protein; this translates as MNNQENTKKNTLNKTKDVNKNIVAEMEKETSEEYTYISDNKEFLNLLNNLLSSNTDTLKIEEEVEELKKVHNEYLKTQEKEYLEKFLSEGGKQENFSFVLDKTSIEFENIYNEYKKLLLLFLKNNEKTKENTPKKRNELLDALRILVSEIDTNPTESYNILQKVKKIEEQWKAIEISTEKPNKILLANYKALREMFYKKINFFYELKDLDKKKNKELKIKLCEKAEKLKDHPHIQQAVTQLSKIQHEFFQISAITQEEKISIENRFKLISDEIHNKKRDYFKTLKIKEEEIITQKTKILNTLIEINTIPTEYTNTEPQNKEIFLKTWRKNILNVPKLQEEWEKIETLKTNKENKIEKKYREQIYLFFKNKQQCLKSLEADVPKNIEIKTQLVEQINYITDNITKENIEEFTQKVTEIQKKWKEIIIVPYEKKLKKIIENYTQACNDFYAKRKSFLLPEYYEEQNLKKKEAICEKLLQIISKTPPDIDTLEKLITDYKNIRQVPKNKLEHIKKKYKDTTELIMKAIEKEDESSLKRIKNVIKQYSDVKQHSNVKQYSDLKHTQNQNFSDTSNKNNNQNNYNRKENQQKISQLEKDIRTWELNLERLSKSAASQKIKIETEKKIESAKKEIEKFRNK
- a CDS encoding NifU family protein translates to MDEYVKPAVEMDGGAIIFQEFTQGILKLSLHGACKGCPSSTITLKSGIENLLKKMVPEVREVTC